From a single Equus asinus isolate D_3611 breed Donkey chromosome 2, EquAss-T2T_v2, whole genome shotgun sequence genomic region:
- the LMAN1L gene encoding protein ERGIC-53-like isoform X6 yields MPVVSGPKPLLCLLLFLLLDPYSPEGGRPPQRRFEYKLSFKGPRLALPGAGIPFWSHHGDAIPGLEEVRLAPSMRNRSGAVWSRAPVLFSAWEVEMHMRVTGPGRRGAQGMVLGPVWPSWIPSAHRDGASRVLGSCHRDFRNRPYPFRARITYWGQRLRVSVNSGLTPRDPDEVCIDVGPLLLAPGGFFGVSAATSTLADDHDVLSFLTFSLSEPGPEPPPEAFPEMEQLRLARQLEGLQARLALGTKEDMVPKLKSEAQEEGERIFALEETLGRHRQILQALQGLSEQLAQAERQWKKQLGPPGQARPEGAWDSAKISTLLHGQQTLLQDLQEMRDAAAHVVSRAQIFYLPVGTKHHFLELAQILSLLQKDLRGPVVRGKKAGAKDPHPPGWLPGASSCLRPGIFLFFLLIQTVGFFCYVHFSRQEQDQNRPDYLSTGSLPLSPAPPIPRALGVLRRQPLSPGMHA; encoded by the exons ATGCCGGTGGTCAGTGGCCCTAAACCCttgctctgccttctcctctttctgctcctgGACCCCTACAGCCCTGAGGGGGGTCGTCCTCCTCAGCGAAGGTTTGAATACAAGCTCAGCTTCAAAGGACCACGGCTGGCTTTGCCTGGGGCTGGAATACCCTTCTGGAGCCATCATGGag ATGCCATCCCAGGCCTGGAGGAAGTGCGGCTGGCGCCATCCATGCGGAACCGGAGTGGCGCCGTGTGGAGCAGGGCCCCAGTCCTCTTCTCTGCCTGGGAGGTAGAGATGCACATGAGGGTGACCGGGCCAGGGCGCCGGGGAGCTCAGGGCATG GTCTTGGGTCCTGTGTGGCCCAGCTGGATTCCAAGTGCCCACAGGGATGGAGCCAGCCGGGTGCTGGGCTCCTGCCACCGGGACTTCAGGAACCGGCCATACCCTTTCAGAGCACGGATCACCTACTGGGGGCAGAGGCTGCGC GTGTCCGTGAACAGCGGCCTCACTCCCAGAGACCCAGACGAGGTGTGCATCGATGTGGGGCCCCTGCTTTTGGCCCCTGGAGGTTTCTTTGGGGTCTCAGCAGCCACCAGCACCCTGGCAG ATGACCATGATGTCCTGTCCTTCCTGACCTTCAGTCTGAGTGAGCCAGGTCCAGAG CCTCCCCCCGAGGCCTTCCCGGAGATGGAGCAGCTCCGCCTGGCAAGGCAGCTAGAAGGTCTGCAGGCAAGGTTGGCCCTGGGCACCAAGGAGGACATGGTTCCAAAGCTGAAGTCTGAAGCCCAGGAAGAGG GGGAAAGGATCTTTGCCCTGGAGGAGACGCTGGGCAGACACAGACAGATCCTGCAGGCTCTCCAGGGTCTCTCTGAGCAGTTGGCCCAGGCTGAGAGGCAATGGAAGAAGCAGCTGGggcccccaggccaggccagaCCTGAGGGAGCCTGG GACTCTGCCAAAATCAGCACCCTGCTCCATGGACAGCAGACTCTGCTCCAGGACCTGCAAGAGATGAG GGATGCAGCTGCCCACGTGGTCTCAAGAGCCCAGATCTTCTACCTGCCTGTAGGCACCAAGCATCATTTCTTAGAGTTGGCCCAGATCCTGAGCCTCCTGCAGAAGGACCTTCGGGGCCCAGTGGTGAGGGGGAAG AAAGCAGGAGCCAAGGACCCTCACCCACCTGGCTGGCTCCCAGGGGCCTCCTCATGCCTGCGGCCAGGCATCTTCCTGTTCTTCCTCCTCATCCAGACTGTAGGATTCTTCTGCTATGTGCACTTCAG CAGGCAGGAGCAGGACCAGAACCGTCCAGACTATTTGTCCACAGGCAGCCTTCCTCTGAGTCCGGCACCACCCATCCCTAGGGCCCTGGGGGTTCTAAGGAGGCAGCCCCTCTCTCCCGGCATGCATGCATGA
- the LMAN1L gene encoding protein ERGIC-53-like isoform X4 — MPVVSGPKPLLCLLLFLLLDPYSPEGGRPPQRRFEYKLSFKGPRLALPGAGIPFWSHHGDAIPGLEEVRLAPSMRNRSGAVWSRAPVLFSAWEVEMHMRVTGPGRRGAQGMAVWYTQDRGQVSSVLGGLASWDGIGILFDSSAEDTQSSPAIRVLASDGHPLYEPLGDGASRVLGSCHRDFRNRPYPFRARITYWGQRLRVSVNSGLTPRDPDEVCIDVGPLLLAPGGFFGVSAATSTLADDHDVLSFLTFSLSEPGPEPPPEAFPEMEQLRLARQLEGLQARLALGTKEDMVPKLKSEAQEEGERIFALEETLGRHRQILQALQGLSEQLAQAERQWKKQLGPPGQARPEGAWDSAKISTLLHGQQTLLQDLQEMRDAAAHVVSRAQIFYLPVGTKHHFLELAQILSLLQKDLRGPVKAGAKDPHPPGWLPGASSCLRPGIFLFFLLIQTVGFFCYVHFRQEQDQNRPDYLSTGSLPLSPAPPIPRALGVLRRQPLSPGMHA; from the exons ATGCCGGTGGTCAGTGGCCCTAAACCCttgctctgccttctcctctttctgctcctgGACCCCTACAGCCCTGAGGGGGGTCGTCCTCCTCAGCGAAGGTTTGAATACAAGCTCAGCTTCAAAGGACCACGGCTGGCTTTGCCTGGGGCTGGAATACCCTTCTGGAGCCATCATGGag ATGCCATCCCAGGCCTGGAGGAAGTGCGGCTGGCGCCATCCATGCGGAACCGGAGTGGCGCCGTGTGGAGCAGGGCCCCAGTCCTCTTCTCTGCCTGGGAGGTAGAGATGCACATGAGGGTGACCGGGCCAGGGCGCCGGGGAGCTCAGGGCATG GCTGTGTGGTATACCCAGGACAGGGGCCAAGTAAGCTCTGTCCTGGGGGGGCTGGCCTCCTGGGACGGCATCGGGATCCTCTTCGATTCCTCGGCTGAGGATACCCAG AGCAGCCCTGCCATCCGTGTGCTGGCCAGTGATGGGCACCCCCTCTACGAGCCGCTTGG GGATGGAGCCAGCCGGGTGCTGGGCTCCTGCCACCGGGACTTCAGGAACCGGCCATACCCTTTCAGAGCACGGATCACCTACTGGGGGCAGAGGCTGCGC GTGTCCGTGAACAGCGGCCTCACTCCCAGAGACCCAGACGAGGTGTGCATCGATGTGGGGCCCCTGCTTTTGGCCCCTGGAGGTTTCTTTGGGGTCTCAGCAGCCACCAGCACCCTGGCAG ATGACCATGATGTCCTGTCCTTCCTGACCTTCAGTCTGAGTGAGCCAGGTCCAGAG CCTCCCCCCGAGGCCTTCCCGGAGATGGAGCAGCTCCGCCTGGCAAGGCAGCTAGAAGGTCTGCAGGCAAGGTTGGCCCTGGGCACCAAGGAGGACATGGTTCCAAAGCTGAAGTCTGAAGCCCAGGAAGAGG GGGAAAGGATCTTTGCCCTGGAGGAGACGCTGGGCAGACACAGACAGATCCTGCAGGCTCTCCAGGGTCTCTCTGAGCAGTTGGCCCAGGCTGAGAGGCAATGGAAGAAGCAGCTGGggcccccaggccaggccagaCCTGAGGGAGCCTGG GACTCTGCCAAAATCAGCACCCTGCTCCATGGACAGCAGACTCTGCTCCAGGACCTGCAAGAGATGAG GGATGCAGCTGCCCACGTGGTCTCAAGAGCCCAGATCTTCTACCTGCCTGTAGGCACCAAGCATCATTTCTTAGAGTTGGCCCAGATCCTGAGCCTCCTGCAGAAGGACCTTCGGGGCCCAGTG AAAGCAGGAGCCAAGGACCCTCACCCACCTGGCTGGCTCCCAGGGGCCTCCTCATGCCTGCGGCCAGGCATCTTCCTGTTCTTCCTCCTCATCCAGACTGTAGGATTCTTCTGCTATGTGCACTTCAG GCAGGAGCAGGACCAGAACCGTCCAGACTATTTGTCCACAGGCAGCCTTCCTCTGAGTCCGGCACCACCCATCCCTAGGGCCCTGGGGGTTCTAAGGAGGCAGCCCCTCTCTCCCGGCATGCATGCATGA
- the LMAN1L gene encoding protein ERGIC-53-like isoform X2, producing the protein MPVVSGPKPLLCLLLFLLLDPYSPEGGRPPQRRFEYKLSFKGPRLALPGAGIPFWSHHGDAIPGLEEVRLAPSMRNRSGAVWSRAPVLFSAWEVEMHMRVTGPGRRGAQGMAVWYTQDRGQVSSVLGGLASWDGIGILFDSSAEDTQSSPAIRVLASDGHPLYEPLGDGASRVLGSCHRDFRNRPYPFRARITYWGQRLRVSVNSGLTPRDPDEVCIDVGPLLLAPGGFFGVSAATSTLADDHDVLSFLTFSLSEPGPEPPPEAFPEMEQLRLARQLEGLQARLALGTKEDMVPKLKSEAQEEGERIFALEETLGRHRQILQALQGLSEQLAQAERQWKKQLGPPGQARPEGAWDSAKISTLLHGQQTLLQDLQEMRDAAAHVVSRAQIFYLPVGTKHHFLELAQILSLLQKDLRGPVVRGKKAGAKDPHPPGWLPGASSCLRPGIFLFFLLIQTVGFFCYVHFRQEQDQNRPDYLSTGSLPLSPAPPIPRALGVLRRQPLSPGMHA; encoded by the exons ATGCCGGTGGTCAGTGGCCCTAAACCCttgctctgccttctcctctttctgctcctgGACCCCTACAGCCCTGAGGGGGGTCGTCCTCCTCAGCGAAGGTTTGAATACAAGCTCAGCTTCAAAGGACCACGGCTGGCTTTGCCTGGGGCTGGAATACCCTTCTGGAGCCATCATGGag ATGCCATCCCAGGCCTGGAGGAAGTGCGGCTGGCGCCATCCATGCGGAACCGGAGTGGCGCCGTGTGGAGCAGGGCCCCAGTCCTCTTCTCTGCCTGGGAGGTAGAGATGCACATGAGGGTGACCGGGCCAGGGCGCCGGGGAGCTCAGGGCATG GCTGTGTGGTATACCCAGGACAGGGGCCAAGTAAGCTCTGTCCTGGGGGGGCTGGCCTCCTGGGACGGCATCGGGATCCTCTTCGATTCCTCGGCTGAGGATACCCAG AGCAGCCCTGCCATCCGTGTGCTGGCCAGTGATGGGCACCCCCTCTACGAGCCGCTTGG GGATGGAGCCAGCCGGGTGCTGGGCTCCTGCCACCGGGACTTCAGGAACCGGCCATACCCTTTCAGAGCACGGATCACCTACTGGGGGCAGAGGCTGCGC GTGTCCGTGAACAGCGGCCTCACTCCCAGAGACCCAGACGAGGTGTGCATCGATGTGGGGCCCCTGCTTTTGGCCCCTGGAGGTTTCTTTGGGGTCTCAGCAGCCACCAGCACCCTGGCAG ATGACCATGATGTCCTGTCCTTCCTGACCTTCAGTCTGAGTGAGCCAGGTCCAGAG CCTCCCCCCGAGGCCTTCCCGGAGATGGAGCAGCTCCGCCTGGCAAGGCAGCTAGAAGGTCTGCAGGCAAGGTTGGCCCTGGGCACCAAGGAGGACATGGTTCCAAAGCTGAAGTCTGAAGCCCAGGAAGAGG GGGAAAGGATCTTTGCCCTGGAGGAGACGCTGGGCAGACACAGACAGATCCTGCAGGCTCTCCAGGGTCTCTCTGAGCAGTTGGCCCAGGCTGAGAGGCAATGGAAGAAGCAGCTGGggcccccaggccaggccagaCCTGAGGGAGCCTGG GACTCTGCCAAAATCAGCACCCTGCTCCATGGACAGCAGACTCTGCTCCAGGACCTGCAAGAGATGAG GGATGCAGCTGCCCACGTGGTCTCAAGAGCCCAGATCTTCTACCTGCCTGTAGGCACCAAGCATCATTTCTTAGAGTTGGCCCAGATCCTGAGCCTCCTGCAGAAGGACCTTCGGGGCCCAGTGGTGAGGGGGAAG AAAGCAGGAGCCAAGGACCCTCACCCACCTGGCTGGCTCCCAGGGGCCTCCTCATGCCTGCGGCCAGGCATCTTCCTGTTCTTCCTCCTCATCCAGACTGTAGGATTCTTCTGCTATGTGCACTTCAG GCAGGAGCAGGACCAGAACCGTCCAGACTATTTGTCCACAGGCAGCCTTCCTCTGAGTCCGGCACCACCCATCCCTAGGGCCCTGGGGGTTCTAAGGAGGCAGCCCCTCTCTCCCGGCATGCATGCATGA
- the LMAN1L gene encoding protein ERGIC-53-like isoform X3: MPVVSGPKPLLCLLLFLLLDPYSPEGGRPPQRRFEYKLSFKGPRLALPGAGIPFWSHHGDAIPGLEEVRLAPSMRNRSGAVWSRAPVLFSAWEVEMHMRVTGPGRRGAQGMAVWYTQDRGQVSSVLGGLASWDGIGILFDSSAEDTQSSPAIRVLASDGHPLYEPLGDGASRVLGSCHRDFRNRPYPFRARITYWGQRLRVSVNSGLTPRDPDEVCIDVGPLLLAPGGFFGVSAATSTLADDHDVLSFLTFSLSEPGPEPPPEAFPEMEQLRLARQLEGLQARLALGTKEDMVPKLKSEAQEEGERIFALEETLGRHRQILQALQGLSEQLAQAERQWKKQLGPPGQARPEGAWDSAKISTLLHGQQTLLQDLQEMRDAAAHVVSRAQIFYLPVGTKHHFLELAQILSLLQKDLRGPVKAGAKDPHPPGWLPGASSCLRPGIFLFFLLIQTVGFFCYVHFSRQEQDQNRPDYLSTGSLPLSPAPPIPRALGVLRRQPLSPGMHA; encoded by the exons ATGCCGGTGGTCAGTGGCCCTAAACCCttgctctgccttctcctctttctgctcctgGACCCCTACAGCCCTGAGGGGGGTCGTCCTCCTCAGCGAAGGTTTGAATACAAGCTCAGCTTCAAAGGACCACGGCTGGCTTTGCCTGGGGCTGGAATACCCTTCTGGAGCCATCATGGag ATGCCATCCCAGGCCTGGAGGAAGTGCGGCTGGCGCCATCCATGCGGAACCGGAGTGGCGCCGTGTGGAGCAGGGCCCCAGTCCTCTTCTCTGCCTGGGAGGTAGAGATGCACATGAGGGTGACCGGGCCAGGGCGCCGGGGAGCTCAGGGCATG GCTGTGTGGTATACCCAGGACAGGGGCCAAGTAAGCTCTGTCCTGGGGGGGCTGGCCTCCTGGGACGGCATCGGGATCCTCTTCGATTCCTCGGCTGAGGATACCCAG AGCAGCCCTGCCATCCGTGTGCTGGCCAGTGATGGGCACCCCCTCTACGAGCCGCTTGG GGATGGAGCCAGCCGGGTGCTGGGCTCCTGCCACCGGGACTTCAGGAACCGGCCATACCCTTTCAGAGCACGGATCACCTACTGGGGGCAGAGGCTGCGC GTGTCCGTGAACAGCGGCCTCACTCCCAGAGACCCAGACGAGGTGTGCATCGATGTGGGGCCCCTGCTTTTGGCCCCTGGAGGTTTCTTTGGGGTCTCAGCAGCCACCAGCACCCTGGCAG ATGACCATGATGTCCTGTCCTTCCTGACCTTCAGTCTGAGTGAGCCAGGTCCAGAG CCTCCCCCCGAGGCCTTCCCGGAGATGGAGCAGCTCCGCCTGGCAAGGCAGCTAGAAGGTCTGCAGGCAAGGTTGGCCCTGGGCACCAAGGAGGACATGGTTCCAAAGCTGAAGTCTGAAGCCCAGGAAGAGG GGGAAAGGATCTTTGCCCTGGAGGAGACGCTGGGCAGACACAGACAGATCCTGCAGGCTCTCCAGGGTCTCTCTGAGCAGTTGGCCCAGGCTGAGAGGCAATGGAAGAAGCAGCTGGggcccccaggccaggccagaCCTGAGGGAGCCTGG GACTCTGCCAAAATCAGCACCCTGCTCCATGGACAGCAGACTCTGCTCCAGGACCTGCAAGAGATGAG GGATGCAGCTGCCCACGTGGTCTCAAGAGCCCAGATCTTCTACCTGCCTGTAGGCACCAAGCATCATTTCTTAGAGTTGGCCCAGATCCTGAGCCTCCTGCAGAAGGACCTTCGGGGCCCAGTG AAAGCAGGAGCCAAGGACCCTCACCCACCTGGCTGGCTCCCAGGGGCCTCCTCATGCCTGCGGCCAGGCATCTTCCTGTTCTTCCTCCTCATCCAGACTGTAGGATTCTTCTGCTATGTGCACTTCAG CAGGCAGGAGCAGGACCAGAACCGTCCAGACTATTTGTCCACAGGCAGCCTTCCTCTGAGTCCGGCACCACCCATCCCTAGGGCCCTGGGGGTTCTAAGGAGGCAGCCCCTCTCTCCCGGCATGCATGCATGA
- the LMAN1L gene encoding protein ERGIC-53-like isoform X5, with protein sequence MPVVSGPKPLLCLLLFLLLDPYSPEGGRPPQRRFEYKLSFKGPRLALPGAGIPFWSHHGDAIPGLEEVRLAPSMRNRSGAVWSRAPVLFSAWEVEMHMRVTGPGRRGAQGMAVWYTQDRGQVSSVLGGLASWDGIGILFDSSAEDTQSSPAIRVLASDGHPLYEPLGARITYWGQRLRVSVNSGLTPRDPDEVCIDVGPLLLAPGGFFGVSAATSTLADDHDVLSFLTFSLSEPGPEPPPEAFPEMEQLRLARQLEGLQARLALGTKEDMVPKLKSEAQEEGERIFALEETLGRHRQILQALQGLSEQLAQAERQWKKQLGPPGQARPEGAWDSAKISTLLHGQQTLLQDLQEMRDAAAHVVSRAQIFYLPVGTKHHFLELAQILSLLQKDLRGPVVRGKKAGAKDPHPPGWLPGASSCLRPGIFLFFLLIQTVGFFCYVHFSRQEQDQNRPDYLSTGSLPLSPAPPIPRALGVLRRQPLSPGMHA encoded by the exons ATGCCGGTGGTCAGTGGCCCTAAACCCttgctctgccttctcctctttctgctcctgGACCCCTACAGCCCTGAGGGGGGTCGTCCTCCTCAGCGAAGGTTTGAATACAAGCTCAGCTTCAAAGGACCACGGCTGGCTTTGCCTGGGGCTGGAATACCCTTCTGGAGCCATCATGGag ATGCCATCCCAGGCCTGGAGGAAGTGCGGCTGGCGCCATCCATGCGGAACCGGAGTGGCGCCGTGTGGAGCAGGGCCCCAGTCCTCTTCTCTGCCTGGGAGGTAGAGATGCACATGAGGGTGACCGGGCCAGGGCGCCGGGGAGCTCAGGGCATG GCTGTGTGGTATACCCAGGACAGGGGCCAAGTAAGCTCTGTCCTGGGGGGGCTGGCCTCCTGGGACGGCATCGGGATCCTCTTCGATTCCTCGGCTGAGGATACCCAG AGCAGCCCTGCCATCCGTGTGCTGGCCAGTGATGGGCACCCCCTCTACGAGCCGCTTGG AGCACGGATCACCTACTGGGGGCAGAGGCTGCGC GTGTCCGTGAACAGCGGCCTCACTCCCAGAGACCCAGACGAGGTGTGCATCGATGTGGGGCCCCTGCTTTTGGCCCCTGGAGGTTTCTTTGGGGTCTCAGCAGCCACCAGCACCCTGGCAG ATGACCATGATGTCCTGTCCTTCCTGACCTTCAGTCTGAGTGAGCCAGGTCCAGAG CCTCCCCCCGAGGCCTTCCCGGAGATGGAGCAGCTCCGCCTGGCAAGGCAGCTAGAAGGTCTGCAGGCAAGGTTGGCCCTGGGCACCAAGGAGGACATGGTTCCAAAGCTGAAGTCTGAAGCCCAGGAAGAGG GGGAAAGGATCTTTGCCCTGGAGGAGACGCTGGGCAGACACAGACAGATCCTGCAGGCTCTCCAGGGTCTCTCTGAGCAGTTGGCCCAGGCTGAGAGGCAATGGAAGAAGCAGCTGGggcccccaggccaggccagaCCTGAGGGAGCCTGG GACTCTGCCAAAATCAGCACCCTGCTCCATGGACAGCAGACTCTGCTCCAGGACCTGCAAGAGATGAG GGATGCAGCTGCCCACGTGGTCTCAAGAGCCCAGATCTTCTACCTGCCTGTAGGCACCAAGCATCATTTCTTAGAGTTGGCCCAGATCCTGAGCCTCCTGCAGAAGGACCTTCGGGGCCCAGTGGTGAGGGGGAAG AAAGCAGGAGCCAAGGACCCTCACCCACCTGGCTGGCTCCCAGGGGCCTCCTCATGCCTGCGGCCAGGCATCTTCCTGTTCTTCCTCCTCATCCAGACTGTAGGATTCTTCTGCTATGTGCACTTCAG CAGGCAGGAGCAGGACCAGAACCGTCCAGACTATTTGTCCACAGGCAGCCTTCCTCTGAGTCCGGCACCACCCATCCCTAGGGCCCTGGGGGTTCTAAGGAGGCAGCCCCTCTCTCCCGGCATGCATGCATGA
- the LMAN1L gene encoding protein ERGIC-53-like isoform X8, with the protein MPVVSGPKPLLCLLLFLLLDPYSPEGGRPPQRRFEYKLSFKGPRLALPGAGIPFWSHHGDAIPGLEEVRLAPSMRNRSGAVWSRAPVLFSAWEVEMHMRVTGPGRRGAQGMAVWYTQDRGQVSSVLGGLASWDGIGILFDSSAEDTQSSPAIRVLASDGHPLYEPLGDGASRVLGSCHRDFRNRPYPFRARITYWGQRLRVSVNSGLTPRDPDEVCIDVGPLLLAPGGFFGVSAATSTLADDHDVLSFLTFSLSEPGPEPPPEAFPEMEQLRLARQLEGLQARLALGTKEDMVPKLKSEAQEEGLCQNQHPAPWTADSAPGPARDEGCSCPRGLKSPDLLPACRHQASFLRVGPDPEPPAEGPSGPSGEGEESRSQGPSPTWLAPRGLLMPAARHLPVLPPHPDCRILLLCALQAGAGPEPSRLFVHRQPSSESGTTHP; encoded by the exons ATGCCGGTGGTCAGTGGCCCTAAACCCttgctctgccttctcctctttctgctcctgGACCCCTACAGCCCTGAGGGGGGTCGTCCTCCTCAGCGAAGGTTTGAATACAAGCTCAGCTTCAAAGGACCACGGCTGGCTTTGCCTGGGGCTGGAATACCCTTCTGGAGCCATCATGGag ATGCCATCCCAGGCCTGGAGGAAGTGCGGCTGGCGCCATCCATGCGGAACCGGAGTGGCGCCGTGTGGAGCAGGGCCCCAGTCCTCTTCTCTGCCTGGGAGGTAGAGATGCACATGAGGGTGACCGGGCCAGGGCGCCGGGGAGCTCAGGGCATG GCTGTGTGGTATACCCAGGACAGGGGCCAAGTAAGCTCTGTCCTGGGGGGGCTGGCCTCCTGGGACGGCATCGGGATCCTCTTCGATTCCTCGGCTGAGGATACCCAG AGCAGCCCTGCCATCCGTGTGCTGGCCAGTGATGGGCACCCCCTCTACGAGCCGCTTGG GGATGGAGCCAGCCGGGTGCTGGGCTCCTGCCACCGGGACTTCAGGAACCGGCCATACCCTTTCAGAGCACGGATCACCTACTGGGGGCAGAGGCTGCGC GTGTCCGTGAACAGCGGCCTCACTCCCAGAGACCCAGACGAGGTGTGCATCGATGTGGGGCCCCTGCTTTTGGCCCCTGGAGGTTTCTTTGGGGTCTCAGCAGCCACCAGCACCCTGGCAG ATGACCATGATGTCCTGTCCTTCCTGACCTTCAGTCTGAGTGAGCCAGGTCCAGAG CCTCCCCCCGAGGCCTTCCCGGAGATGGAGCAGCTCCGCCTGGCAAGGCAGCTAGAAGGTCTGCAGGCAAGGTTGGCCCTGGGCACCAAGGAGGACATGGTTCCAAAGCTGAAGTCTGAAGCCCAGGAAGAGG GACTCTGCCAAAATCAGCACCCTGCTCCATGGACAGCAGACTCTGCTCCAGGACCTGCAAGAGATGAG GGATGCAGCTGCCCACGTGGTCTCAAGAGCCCAGATCTTCTACCTGCCTGTAGGCACCAAGCATCATTTCTTAGAGTTGGCCCAGATCCTGAGCCTCCTGCAGAAGGACCTTCGGGGCCCAGTGGTGAGGGGGAAG AAAGCAGGAGCCAAGGACCCTCACCCACCTGGCTGGCTCCCAGGGGCCTCCTCATGCCTGCGGCCAGGCATCTTCCTGTTCTTCCTCCTCATCCAGACTGTAGGATTCTTCTGCTATGTGCACTTCAG GCAGGAGCAGGACCAGAACCGTCCAGACTATTTGTCCACAGGCAGCCTTCCTCTGAGTCCGGCACCACCCATCCCTAG
- the LMAN1L gene encoding protein ERGIC-53-like isoform X1, whose protein sequence is MPVVSGPKPLLCLLLFLLLDPYSPEGGRPPQRRFEYKLSFKGPRLALPGAGIPFWSHHGDAIPGLEEVRLAPSMRNRSGAVWSRAPVLFSAWEVEMHMRVTGPGRRGAQGMAVWYTQDRGQVSSVLGGLASWDGIGILFDSSAEDTQSSPAIRVLASDGHPLYEPLGDGASRVLGSCHRDFRNRPYPFRARITYWGQRLRVSVNSGLTPRDPDEVCIDVGPLLLAPGGFFGVSAATSTLADDHDVLSFLTFSLSEPGPEPPPEAFPEMEQLRLARQLEGLQARLALGTKEDMVPKLKSEAQEEGERIFALEETLGRHRQILQALQGLSEQLAQAERQWKKQLGPPGQARPEGAWDSAKISTLLHGQQTLLQDLQEMRDAAAHVVSRAQIFYLPVGTKHHFLELAQILSLLQKDLRGPVVRGKKAGAKDPHPPGWLPGASSCLRPGIFLFFLLIQTVGFFCYVHFSRQEQDQNRPDYLSTGSLPLSPAPPIPRALGVLRRQPLSPGMHA, encoded by the exons ATGCCGGTGGTCAGTGGCCCTAAACCCttgctctgccttctcctctttctgctcctgGACCCCTACAGCCCTGAGGGGGGTCGTCCTCCTCAGCGAAGGTTTGAATACAAGCTCAGCTTCAAAGGACCACGGCTGGCTTTGCCTGGGGCTGGAATACCCTTCTGGAGCCATCATGGag ATGCCATCCCAGGCCTGGAGGAAGTGCGGCTGGCGCCATCCATGCGGAACCGGAGTGGCGCCGTGTGGAGCAGGGCCCCAGTCCTCTTCTCTGCCTGGGAGGTAGAGATGCACATGAGGGTGACCGGGCCAGGGCGCCGGGGAGCTCAGGGCATG GCTGTGTGGTATACCCAGGACAGGGGCCAAGTAAGCTCTGTCCTGGGGGGGCTGGCCTCCTGGGACGGCATCGGGATCCTCTTCGATTCCTCGGCTGAGGATACCCAG AGCAGCCCTGCCATCCGTGTGCTGGCCAGTGATGGGCACCCCCTCTACGAGCCGCTTGG GGATGGAGCCAGCCGGGTGCTGGGCTCCTGCCACCGGGACTTCAGGAACCGGCCATACCCTTTCAGAGCACGGATCACCTACTGGGGGCAGAGGCTGCGC GTGTCCGTGAACAGCGGCCTCACTCCCAGAGACCCAGACGAGGTGTGCATCGATGTGGGGCCCCTGCTTTTGGCCCCTGGAGGTTTCTTTGGGGTCTCAGCAGCCACCAGCACCCTGGCAG ATGACCATGATGTCCTGTCCTTCCTGACCTTCAGTCTGAGTGAGCCAGGTCCAGAG CCTCCCCCCGAGGCCTTCCCGGAGATGGAGCAGCTCCGCCTGGCAAGGCAGCTAGAAGGTCTGCAGGCAAGGTTGGCCCTGGGCACCAAGGAGGACATGGTTCCAAAGCTGAAGTCTGAAGCCCAGGAAGAGG GGGAAAGGATCTTTGCCCTGGAGGAGACGCTGGGCAGACACAGACAGATCCTGCAGGCTCTCCAGGGTCTCTCTGAGCAGTTGGCCCAGGCTGAGAGGCAATGGAAGAAGCAGCTGGggcccccaggccaggccagaCCTGAGGGAGCCTGG GACTCTGCCAAAATCAGCACCCTGCTCCATGGACAGCAGACTCTGCTCCAGGACCTGCAAGAGATGAG GGATGCAGCTGCCCACGTGGTCTCAAGAGCCCAGATCTTCTACCTGCCTGTAGGCACCAAGCATCATTTCTTAGAGTTGGCCCAGATCCTGAGCCTCCTGCAGAAGGACCTTCGGGGCCCAGTGGTGAGGGGGAAG AAAGCAGGAGCCAAGGACCCTCACCCACCTGGCTGGCTCCCAGGGGCCTCCTCATGCCTGCGGCCAGGCATCTTCCTGTTCTTCCTCCTCATCCAGACTGTAGGATTCTTCTGCTATGTGCACTTCAG CAGGCAGGAGCAGGACCAGAACCGTCCAGACTATTTGTCCACAGGCAGCCTTCCTCTGAGTCCGGCACCACCCATCCCTAGGGCCCTGGGGGTTCTAAGGAGGCAGCCCCTCTCTCCCGGCATGCATGCATGA